A DNA window from Pleuronectes platessa chromosome 19, fPlePla1.1, whole genome shotgun sequence contains the following coding sequences:
- the selplg gene encoding P-selectin glycoprotein ligand 1 yields the protein MMRLSVKACLRLLCGISVLLSVESEITSITETSSQAATAAPNTANMLLTSAHEEAETQAATLDRSATHNPAEVTATTHIADSRTAETEEAAASSSNGSTPGLLVVTTAAAAAARSSGPPTLQTPAAVTTPRPTGDAQTPQDTTISETVKPTEDITQQPSSTTSTHVTSPETTSATSRRLTSTTKPEVTSGLSPSTTSQTSHTVSSPSSSTVTVTNPASEVSDPTSSPVTTTKTLSTSSSESSASSHSPTEPPTEPPTDGSSSSTSLVSTSPAGIFPKRLSIPWTTPTPASTAAPCKVSKVPPSTFEAQACSTRGAVSHCLIAIASLAVLACIFMVSTVILCTKLSSRRYKVKRPKESTEMMCISTLLPEEDFIYTRHRTPIANGVLVFPSGRDSDEEGGDNVTLSSFLPENDRYV from the coding sequence ATGATGCGTCTCAGCGTGAAGGCCTGTCTGCGTCTTCTATGTGGAATATCTGTTTTGCTTTCGGTGGAGTCGGAGATCACTTCCATCACAGAAACCAGCAGCCAGGCGGCTACTGCTGCACCGAACACGGCAAACATGCTGCTCACCTCTGCACACGAGGAAGCAGAGACACAGGCTGCCACCTTGGATCGCTCTGCAACTCACAATCCTGCAGAAGTCACAGCAACAACTCATATCGCTGATTCACGCACAGCAGAAACAGAGGAGGCGGCTGCGAGCAGCTCAAACGGCAGCACGCCTGGTTTGCTTGTTgtgaccacagcagcagcagcagcagcaagaagCTCAGGTCCACCGACGCTTCAGACCCCAGCGGCGGTGACCACACCTCGGCCTACAGGTGACGCACAAACTCCCCAAGATACGACAATCTCTGAAACGGTGAAACCTACAGAGGATATCACACAACAACCATCATCCACAACCTCTACCCACGTGACTTCTCCTGAAACGACCTCTGCAACCTCCCGGCGCCTCACATCCACGACTAAACCTGAGGTTACATCAGGTTTATCTCCCAGCACCACCTCTCAGACGTCACACACCGTCAGCAGTCCCTCATCTTCTACTGTGACTGTAACAAACCCTGCCTCCGAGGTATCTGACCCCACCTCTTCACCCGTCACGACGACCAAGACCCTCTCCACCAGCAGCTCTGAGAGTTCAGCCTCGTCGCACTCTCCCACCGAGCCTCCCACCGAGCCTCCCACCGacggctcctccagctccacctccctcGTCTCCACCAGTCCGGCGGGTATCTTTCCCAAGAGGTTGTCAATCCCATGGACCACACCGACTCCAGCAAGTACAGCAGCACCTTGTAAAGTCTCAAAAGTCCCACCCAGCACCTTCGAGGCCCAGGCCTGCTCCACCCGCGGCGCGGTGAGCCACTGCCTCATCGCCATCGCCTCTCTGGCTGTGCTGGCCTGCATCTTCATGGTCTCCACCGTCATCCTGTGCACCAAGCTGTCATCCAGGAGGTACAAGGTCAAGAGGCCCAAGGAGTCGACTGAGATGATGTGCATCTCCACCCTGCTGCCCGAGGAGGACTTCATCTACACCAGGCACCGCACCCCCATCGCCAACGGGGTCCTGGTGTTCCCGAGTGGCAGAGACAGCGACGAGGAAGGAGGAGATAACGTCACCCTCAGCAGCTTCCTACCAGAGAACGACCGCTATGTTTAG